A single window of Aythya fuligula isolate bAytFul2 chromosome Z, bAytFul2.pri, whole genome shotgun sequence DNA harbors:
- the MOB3B gene encoding MOB kinase activator 3B isoform X2, with protein sequence MSIALKQVFNKDKTFRPKRKFEPGTQRFELHKRAQASLNSGVDLKAAVQLPSGEDQNDWVAVHVVDFFNRINLIYGTICEFCTERTCPVMSGGPKYEYRWQDDMKYKKPTALPAPQYMNLLMDWIEVQINNEDIFPTSVERDDNQDVSLKNTH encoded by the coding sequence ATGTCCATAGCACTCAAACAAGTCTTCAATAAGGATAAGACTTTCCGTCCAAAACGCAAGTTTGAACCTGGAACCCAGAGGTTTGAGCTTCATAAACGAGCACAAGCCTCTCTGAACTCAGGTGTGGACTTGAAAGCAGCTGTGCAGTTGCCCAGCGGAGAAGACCAAAATGACTGGGTAGCTGTCCACGTTGTTGACTTCTTCAACAGGATCAACCTCATTTATGGAACTATCTGTGAGTTCTGCACAGAGAGGACCTGCCCCGTGATGTCTGGAGGCCCTAAGTACGAGTACCGGTGGCAGGATGACATGAAGTACAAGAAGCCTACAGCATTGCCAGCACCCCAGTATATGAATCTTCTCATGGACTGGATTGAGGTGCAAATCAACAATGAGGATATATTTCCTACAAGTGTGG